A section of the Natronolimnobius sp. AArcel1 genome encodes:
- a CDS encoding ComEC/Rec2 family competence protein has protein sequence MKRLFVVIVVASLLLLAGCAETGADDDTAVEIDDEIEGTDSSESEEEETDAETETETTDESESDSDDGSDGSVGDDETDSGESEPDVDGELEIHHIDVGQADATLLVEPTGETMLIDSGDWPQSGADVIEYLEAQDVDRIDHLVATHAHADHIGGHDAVIEHYETEHDGIGAAYDSGVSHTSQTYDRYLDAIEEYDIELLLVEDGDQLEFGAATANVRNPPAGDSGSDLHYNSVSLTVEFGEFTYLTTGDAEEDAEQRMVDDHGDELEADAYQAGHHGSTTSSTTPFMDHVSPDIAIISSAYDSQYGHPHDEVLEDFADRDIETYWTPVHGDIVLTTDGDDVSLETELEFSTDPAALLDEKPADDDETQSSLVEPGHVTTAPIAG, from the coding sequence ATGAAACGGCTGTTTGTGGTGATCGTCGTCGCTTCGCTACTCTTACTTGCAGGGTGTGCTGAGACCGGTGCAGACGACGATACAGCGGTAGAGATAGACGACGAGATTGAGGGGACGGACTCGAGTGAGTCCGAAGAGGAGGAAACAGACGCGGAGACAGAGACAGAGACAACTGACGAGTCAGAAAGCGACTCGGATGACGGATCGGACGGATCAGTTGGTGATGACGAGACCGACAGCGGCGAGTCGGAACCCGACGTTGATGGTGAACTCGAGATTCACCATATCGATGTTGGGCAAGCAGATGCAACGCTCCTCGTCGAGCCGACTGGCGAGACGATGCTCATCGACTCCGGCGATTGGCCACAGAGCGGGGCTGACGTAATCGAGTACCTCGAGGCCCAGGACGTTGACCGAATTGATCACCTCGTGGCAACGCACGCTCACGCCGACCACATCGGCGGCCACGATGCTGTTATCGAACACTATGAAACCGAACACGATGGAATCGGAGCGGCCTACGACTCTGGTGTTTCCCACACCAGTCAAACGTACGACCGGTATCTCGATGCGATTGAAGAGTACGACATCGAATTGCTGCTGGTCGAAGACGGCGACCAACTCGAGTTTGGAGCGGCAACGGCCAACGTGCGCAACCCGCCAGCAGGTGACTCCGGTTCGGACCTACACTACAACAGTGTGTCACTCACTGTCGAGTTCGGCGAATTTACCTATCTCACGACCGGGGATGCAGAGGAAGATGCCGAACAGCGAATGGTCGATGACCACGGCGACGAACTCGAGGCCGATGCGTATCAGGCGGGCCACCATGGATCGACAACGTCCTCGACGACGCCGTTCATGGACCACGTATCGCCTGATATCGCCATTATCTCGAGTGCGTACGATTCCCAGTACGGACATCCACACGACGAAGTCCTCGAGGATTTCGCTGATCGAGATATCGAAACCTACTGGACCCCCGTCCACGGCGATATCGTGCTTACGACTGATGGAGACGATGTTTCACTCGAGACAGAACTCGAGTTCTCGACTGATCCAGCAGCACTTCTCGATGAGAAACCAGCTGATGATGATGAGACACAATCCTCGCTTGTAGAACCAGGACACGTGACGACAGCGCCAATTGCAGGATAG
- a CDS encoding UxaA family hydrolase: MSTDHADGELEEEASTPDSAGGIRDNVLILPSVICSHIVAERIADQIEGCVAAPHDHGCAQLGHDNALTRETLIALGDHPNIAGTVVVGLGCEHVQSDSVADELSERGVDVAELSIQGVGGTEACVDRGSELAREIRTRASVDTAPTDLDELTVGIVSTDLSESTRTQADPLVGAFADRVIDAGGRVLVAGTERITAHPSAARERFENASTQTPEQTGIDGILEANRGPSRTPRLRADAQSYTFDESTRAWGTAPVDAVLEHGETPSQDTQLGFVSASSRFEEAATALAAAGVHLIIHVTGDGIPTGHPIAPVIKVCANDETLTALGTDIDIDAREATVDDLEETVRSVAAGEQSRAERHGVTSFAIERVGPSM, encoded by the coding sequence TTCACACATTGTTGCCGAACGAATTGCTGACCAAATCGAGGGCTGTGTCGCTGCACCCCACGATCACGGCTGTGCGCAACTCGGCCACGACAATGCGTTGACTCGAGAGACGCTGATCGCACTCGGTGACCATCCAAATATCGCTGGGACGGTCGTGGTTGGCCTTGGCTGCGAGCACGTCCAAAGTGACTCCGTCGCTGACGAACTCTCAGAACGGGGTGTTGATGTCGCAGAGCTCTCGATCCAAGGTGTCGGCGGTACGGAAGCCTGTGTTGATCGGGGGAGCGAACTCGCTCGTGAAATCCGCACTCGAGCGAGCGTCGATACGGCACCAACAGATCTGGATGAGCTGACTGTTGGGATTGTCAGTACCGATCTCAGTGAGTCGACACGGACGCAGGCTGACCCGCTTGTGGGTGCGTTTGCCGACCGCGTCATCGATGCCGGCGGCCGGGTGCTTGTTGCGGGAACCGAACGGATTACCGCCCATCCATCAGCAGCCCGCGAACGCTTCGAAAACGCGAGTACACAAACCCCTGAACAGACAGGAATCGATGGCATTCTCGAGGCGAACCGTGGCCCATCGCGAACGCCACGCCTGCGAGCCGACGCCCAGTCCTACACGTTCGACGAGAGCACTCGAGCCTGGGGAACCGCGCCAGTCGATGCAGTCCTCGAACACGGAGAGACACCAAGCCAAGACACACAACTCGGGTTCGTCAGTGCTAGCTCTCGATTCGAGGAGGCTGCAACGGCACTCGCCGCCGCAGGTGTCCATCTCATCATCCACGTCACCGGAGATGGGATTCCAACTGGACACCCAATTGCACCCGTCATCAAAGTCTGTGCAAACGACGAGACACTCACTGCACTCGGGACAGACATCGATATCGATGCTCGAGAGGCAACCGTTGATGATCTCGAGGAAACTGTTCGATCGGTCGCCGCTGGTGAACAGAGTCGAGCAGAGCGCCATGGTGTTACATCGTTTGCGATTGAGCGGGTTGGCCCCTCGATGTAG